The nucleotide sequence CTGTGACCCTGCGGCATTGCATCCGCAGAAAATGGCAAAAGCGGCCAGTCGCCTCTCCTGCGCTCTAACAACCGCTTGGCGATGTCTGGTGCGTGCGTCCAGAACGATCGGGCGGGCCTTGGAGCCATCGATACCAAGCGCTCCAAAAGAGGCGAGCGTGACTGACGGCCTCTTGCACGAACTGCATGACAAAGGCAGGCCCTCGCCACCAGGCCGCTGTTCAAGGCGCGTCCGGACTTGGCAGCGACAGTACCGAATCACAAGCTTCGTCGAAGTCTGCGACTGCAAGGCCGTCTGCAAGGACCATTCTCTCAATTTCGCCTGCGAAAGCGCCCGTTGTTTCAGGCCGGGCAATGGTTTTCAAAACACTTCGCAGGTTGGTGACTTCGGTTCCATCCGCAAGCAGCCCTGCAATGATGCCAGAGACATGGGCGGCTGCGTTCGATGTGCCGGTACTGTCGCGCAAGGCGCAAAGGCTGGAGAGATCAGCACTGCGAGACCGGCCTTCGGCATAAAACGCCACGGCTTGCCCTGCGTTGGAATAATCTGCAATCCGGTTGCCCTCATAGGCCCCCACGGTAATTGCCCCCGCAACACGTGCTGGGGAAAACAGCGCCGCATCCATGCCTGCATTGCCTGCTGCCGTGACAACCGGGATGCCCGCGGCAATTAGGGCCTCGGTGCCCCGGTCAAGCCACGCGGTCTGCGGTGGATCTGGTTCCAGCCGTGTCAGGCTCAGATTGGCCAGTTCCAACCGGCGCGGCTGATTCAGCACCCATTCGACACCGGCGAGGAATGTGGACACGGTGCCGTAATTGTCGCGGTCCATCACCTTGACCGAAACCAGTTCCGCCCTGTCTGTGCGCCCGATCCGGTGCCCCCCGATCATTGCCGCGATATGGGTGCCATGTCCGTTGCAATCTTCGGTGCCGATCCCGTTGCGGATACTCGTAAAGCCGGGCGCAGTGCGCCCTGCGACCAGATCATGCGTGGCCCGGATGCCGCTGTCGAACACCCAGACCGTGACCTCAGGGCGAAACGCTGTGTCTTCGGGAGGGCCGGACGCAAGCGCGGGCGCAGAGACCTGCGCCGGAAAGATGAACCCGTCCTGCGCCACCCGAACAACGCGCGGGTCATTGTCCAGCCGCGCTGCAAGATCCGGGCTGCCGCGAACCGAAAATCCGTTCAAAACCCTGCCATAGACATGCAGCACGCTGCCAACCGGCAGGCCAAACCCCTGTTCGAGATCAGAGGGGCTGGCCAATCCCGCCTGCGCCAGTTCGACAATATACTGCCCCGGCACCCGTGCAGACAATAATTCGGGTGGCAAAGGCCCCGGCCCGCCCGGGGCATGCAGGCGCGCGAGGTCAAGTGCCGCGCGTTCTCGGCCCAGTTTGCGCAGCGCCCCGGCCAGCGCGGTTTCGGTCTCGGCTAGGCTGGCACAGGATTGGGGCGCGGACCTCAGGCGCAAGACCTCTGCCCTGAGCGCTGCATTCTCGGCGCGCAGCCGGGCGATTTCTGCTGTATCGGCCTTGGCCACAGGTGTAAGCCCTGTCAGGCCAACCAGCATGAAAAGCGCCAGAATTCGCATTGAAATGATATCTCCCACCCAAGACTGTGTTCAGTGCCTGCCGCATTGTCAACACTGGATTCGTGGGCTTTGCTTGGGTAAGCTTTGCATATGAGTATGAGTGACGAAGCCCTGATCCGCCGAATTTATGACTGCGCCCTGAACCCGGCCGACTGGGCTGCGGTGATGCAGGATATCGCGCAGCATTCGGGTGCGATCGGCGCGATAATCTTCGATGTCGTCCTCGACCGGACAGGGCAAGAGCAAGTGTGCTTGCAAACCTGCTCGTCGGTTTATGATCCGGCCGAGATCGAAGGGTATCTCGCTCGGTTCAACGCCGAAGAACTGCGCGATCAAGGCATTTTCGCACGGCTGTCGTCGCAGGGTGAAGATGTGGAACTGTTGCGCTGTGATCGTCTGACCGACAGCCGCGCCGCACTGGAGGCCCAGCCCAATGTGCAGGCCATGATCGCAAGTGGCGTGTATTACCGGGCTGGGGCGCTGTTGTGCAAGGACAGCCTGCGGATGGACCGTTTCGCGCTGCAATCGAGCCGGCGGCAAGGGCCGCTTACCGAGTCCGCCCTGTCATGGGCCTCGGTCATGCTGCGCCATGTGGCCAAGGCGCAATCCATCGGGCGGGCCTTTCGGGAACTGCATCTGCGCGGGGCGATGCTGGAATCGGTTCTGGGGGCCTTGCCCTTTGGGGTCGCGGTGGTGACAGGTGGGCGCGACATCTTGCTGCGCAACCCAGAATTCGAACGTCTGGCCGAAGCCTCGGGCCTTGCCGCGCCGCGCGACCCGACGCGCCTGTCGCCGCGCGCCCTGTCGCGTCTGCCCGATATCCAGCGCCAGTTGACCGGGATCGAGGCCCACGGCACCCGCGGCACCCGCCCGCGGCTGGAGGCAGGCTTTATGCCCCTGACAGAAGGCGCGGCGCAGGGCCTGTTCGTGGAACTTTCGCCCCTGACCCGCCACCCCGATCTCGACCGCTTCGGCCCTTCGGCCTATCTGATGTGCGCGCTGGATTCGAGCCGCGCCCACAGCATCGACCTTGAGCGCCTGCAACGCTTCTTTCCGTTGACGGCGTCAGAACTGGCGGTGCTGGACCTTGTGGCGCGCGGCCATACCAACCCTGAGATCGCCGACCTGCGCGGCCGTGCGCTGGAGACGGTGAATTCCCAGGTCAAGACGATCATCCGCAAGACCGGCAGCCGCAACCGCACCGAAATGGTGCGCGTGGCGGTGGGGCTGTCTGTGGGCGGCGTCGTGTGATTTTCACCCGTTCGGGTGATGGGAACGCCATTCGACGTAAGTGATAAGGGAATCTCTGTAGGAAATGGAGAATCCCAGTGTCACATAAAAGCAAAATCTGCAGTACTGCACTCACAAGCCACATCGAAACTTGCCGCGAAGAATGCAGCTATACGCCCCTGATTGTTCGCAACAACAGCTTTACGATCAACGATTTCAGCCATGAGGGCATCGCGTCGGTTATTGGCGCAGAAGTATCCGCCATTGCAGAGGAGAAGGGACGTGATATCGATGAGGTAGAAGCAAAATTTCACGAACAGTATCGCGCAATTTCGGAACAAGAAGCGCTTGGTAAGCGGCTTCTGTGGCGAGAAACGCTGGAAAAACTTCGGCCTGCATTCGCTGACCTTGTTTCGGATCAGGTCTCTGAAATGCGCTCACAATTGCGTGCCTAAATCGTGCAATCCGCCGGTGCCGTTCTTGATTTGACTGATCCGGAAGCCCTTCTTAACGCGCGCGCCGGGAACAGAATTTCCGAAATCGAAAAGCATATCGCCGCAAACAAACCCATGGAAGAGTATCTTCGTGGTCAACTCTGCGAAGCACCTAACCTCGGCCTCTTCTTTTCCGAGAGCGTGTGCTATCGCAGCGAAGGTTTGACATATTCACCATGCGGGCAAGAGTTTACCTTGCTGCCTGGTGAGAGCATCAATGAAAGCAATCATCTGACAACGGTGCAGACAAATGCTGAGACCGGCGTCAGCACCACAGATCAGGCGTTGACGACCACGACGTCCAACGATGAGCAAGAGAGCTTTGCCTCATAAACCAAGGAGTTATCATGAAACTGTTTTTCCGAATTTTTACCGACGATGGCCCACTTCAGCGAAAGCTTGTAAATCTTGTACACAGTGAAGGTTCGACCGCAAGGGAATTGGCATCCGTAGCGACCAACACAAATGGGTATGGAATATTCACCATTCCCCTTGACAGAAACTTGCTGGGGCGCGCGAAGCTGAGCTTGCAGATTGGCCGCCGAATTATCGAGTTGGATGTCAAGGATATTGAACACAGGCATGTAGTACCCATTCATATCAGCCTTGAAGAGGCAAAAGGACTGCCTGAAGCTAAGCTCCCGTGGCATATTTCGCCTATAGACATATCAGATATCGATCTAATTCCTGGCATTTTTCCAGACCTTGGGGATGGCGTGTTTGGAGAAGGTTACTGCGAACGTTTGCTACCGACTGACCAAGCTCCTTTGGTTCAGGAATTGACCCATCTCGTTAAAACCACGCGTAATGTGCAGGAGTGTGACGGCGAGTTACAACTCGATGAAGGCCGAATGCTTCATTTTAAGGCTCGCTGGGACTTTTTGGGGTATTCTCTGGGGACGTTGCTAAAATCCGTAAGCCTTTTGCCCTGCGAGAAAGTCTCCTTTGCTGTACGAGATTGGCAACATGGTATCCGCCAATTCGCTGAAGAAGGGCAGACGGATCAACAAATCCAAACAGCCTCTTTGAGCCAAATGACGTCTGTGTCAGAGGTCATGCACGCCACGTCCCGGAGCTTTGAGGCAGGGCTTGGCGTAGAATTTTCTATTCCACAGATATCGCTTGGAATTTCTGCAGCGGCGTCTTATTCGCACGCTACTTATAATACCAACATGCAAAGCACACTCTCGAATCTTATTCAGAGCTCTGCCAGTGCCTCACGCTCGACACATCGGGTTTCGTTGATCGAAGTATCAGAGCAGCACAGCCAGTCTGAAGCGCTACGCACGATTTGCAACAATAATCATTGCCATACACTCAACGTGTTCTTCCGTGCGGTGCTGGAAAACTATCGTTTGACAACCAGAGCTATGGGGTGGCGCGAGGTCTATTTCGTCCATTATGAGGTCAAAGAATTCACGGCCGAGAGCGCCCTGTGTGCGCAGCATTTACTTGCTGAAAACTTGCTTGAGCCACAGCTTGCAGAGTGTTTTGCAGCGCTGGCAAACCAGACTTATGCACCCATTGATGACACCGATCCGGATGCAAATGATGTTAGCGTCGATAGCAAGACGAACCGAATCAGGATTACGTTAAGGATCGGTGGTAACGGCCTTGGCAAGAATCGCCCTATCATGCTGAGCCTTCAAATGAAAAATGGCAACGTTCTTGATTTTTCTGTTTCTCGTGCAGCTAGATGGAAACGAAATAGTGATTACACACATTTTATCGATATTTCTCCGGTAAAACCCGAGGATATTGATAAAATTGGACTTAAAAATGATTCTGGATATCGTGTAGATATATCTTCCATATCCTTTGCTTTCCTAGATTCCCAGGGTGGATGGACTGCCATTGCGTCGGGCTCGTTTGGGATTTTTAGAAGCCGCTCCCAGAAATACCTAACCTCCGTTTATCAGGCACCCGCCTCGAATGACGAGCAAGAGAACCCGATGATCTCCGATCATGCTGCAGAAAGCGCCCGGCAAGACGCCATCTGTGCAGCCCGTTTGCTTGCGCACCTAAATTGCAACAAACATTATTACAATCAGTTGCTCTGGTTGGGTGAAGACATCAATGAACGCCTTTGTCGTTTCGAAAAAATTCAATGTGGCGAGAACGTATTGGCAGATCTGGTAAAACCTCAACCTATCGGGGTTTTTGGCTGCTCTGTCGCCTTTCCCAAAGCCGATAGCGTCTATGTCGATGAACCTTTGCCGCCAGATGAATCTCTAATTACTCTTGCGACATCCGGTGTCTACGCTGATTCGGCGCTTGGCCGCTGTACGTCGTGCGAAACTAAGGATGACGATGTCTACTGGGACTGGTCGGAAAGCCCGTGCAATTGCGGAAACGCGCTTACTGCTCCGGGTAACGTAACAAATGTCGGCTTGCCGACCACGCCCCCATTTGTAAACAATGGTCAAGCCGCTAATCTGATCCAAGGATTGAAAGGTTTGGGGGTAGATATCGGTGCATCAGCCCTTGGAAGTTTGTTAGAGACCCTAGTTAAAACCAACACGTCCCTTCTGAAGGATTTGTTGGAGGCTGTGCCGAAAGACTCGAATGACGATGAACCACCGGAAGACTCGAATGGTGAGGGAACATCGGGAGACTGAAGAGATTCAATCGCAGACACAGCGAAAGATGACAACAACTTTGCGGGGGCCTCACAACCCCCGCAGATAAGCCACCAGCGCCGCGCGGTCCTGATCGCTTAACCCGCCAGCCGGGAACTCATGCCCCCGGTTGGAATTGCCCGGGATCACGCGGCCGGTGTCGTCCATCACGTCGAACCACGACCAGGCGCCCCCGTCAACCGGGGCGCCTGTGCCTACTTTCACCGGGTCGAACAGTACCTGACCCACGGCAAAGCGGGTCGGGCGTTCGGACACAGGGCGCAGCAGGTCATTCAGCGTCGGCACCGATCCGTTGTGCAGATAGGGCGCCGAGGCGAAAATGCCCGACAGCGGTGCGGCGCGATAGGCAGGGTCGGGCGTGTGGGGGGCGCGCAGGCGCTGTTCTGCCAGCGCGTCGCGGCAGCGGGCCTCGACCTCTTCCAGCGTCTGCAAACCATGCGTGCCGGGGCGCGGGCTGGTATCGGGCGCCTCTTGCCCGAAAATCCACTGACCGCCCCGCACCGGAAGGCTGGCCAGATCATCCCACATGGCGCTCGCGCGGCGGGTCAGGTCAGCCTTGTGGACATCGGCAATCTCGCTGCGCTTCTCATATAGCACCCGCAAGGACAGATCCTCGATCAGGCGCAGGGTTTCGCTGCCCGGCGGATGGCGGGCCAGTTCCAGCCCGGCGATCCCCTCGCGCCGATAGCTTTGGGCGGCGTTGAACACATTGGTCAGGCCAGCCATGCGACCCGACCAACTGGTATGCGTGGCGGCGTTGCAAGCGTTCATCGGGTCGGTGCCGATGCCGGGTATGGGCTGACCGGGCTTATCCAGCACCGGGATCATGCGCGAAAACACCTCGGCGCCCGGGTCGCGGCTGGTGGCGTCGATGATGCGGGCAGGCGGGGCGTCGCGGTCGATCACGGCATGGCAGGCGGCGCAATGCTGGTTGTAAAGCACCTCGCCGCGCGCGATTTGCGCAGCATCGGGCAGGCCCCAGGCCGTGGGCCAGCGCGGCGCGTCCAAAGTGCCCAAGGCGCGTTCCAGATAGACCATATTCGCCACCCGGACCGAGCTTTGTACCGCCGGATAGCTGGCCGAGCCGAGCTCTTGCGCGGGTGGCAAGGTGATATCGGCGAAGACGCCGATCACCTCTGCGATATTGCGGATCAGGGCGCCTGAACTGATTTCGGCCCAGAGCCCCAGATCCACCGACTTGAACGACGATCCGTTCCATTGCACCCGCTCAGAGCGCGGCCCATACCAGACCTGCGGGATGGATACAGGTGCGCTGGCGGCTGGCAGCACATCGCCCGCGCGCAAACCGGACAAAGAGGCGGTCGTGTTCAAGATTACCTGCACCGCATCCTGCCGCCCGTGGCCCCATGTACCGCCGCGCGAGACCGAGTCCTGTATGGGGGTGCGAAATTGCAACCAGTCCCCCAG is from Roseinatronobacter monicus and encodes:
- a CDS encoding helix-turn-helix transcriptional regulator → MSDEALIRRIYDCALNPADWAAVMQDIAQHSGAIGAIIFDVVLDRTGQEQVCLQTCSSVYDPAEIEGYLARFNAEELRDQGIFARLSSQGEDVELLRCDRLTDSRAALEAQPNVQAMIASGVYYRAGALLCKDSLRMDRFALQSSRRQGPLTESALSWASVMLRHVAKAQSIGRAFRELHLRGAMLESVLGALPFGVAVVTGGRDILLRNPEFERLAEASGLAAPRDPTRLSPRALSRLPDIQRQLTGIEAHGTRGTRPRLEAGFMPLTEGAAQGLFVELSPLTRHPDLDRFGPSAYLMCALDSSRAHSIDLERLQRFFPLTASELAVLDLVARGHTNPEIADLRGRALETVNSQVKTIIRKTGSRNRTEMVRVAVGLSVGGVV
- a CDS encoding S8 family serine peptidase: MRILALFMLVGLTGLTPVAKADTAEIARLRAENAALRAEVLRLRSAPQSCASLAETETALAGALRKLGRERAALDLARLHAPGGPGPLPPELLSARVPGQYIVELAQAGLASPSDLEQGFGLPVGSVLHVYGRVLNGFSVRGSPDLAARLDNDPRVVRVAQDGFIFPAQVSAPALASGPPEDTAFRPEVTVWVFDSGIRATHDLVAGRTAPGFTSIRNGIGTEDCNGHGTHIAAMIGGHRIGRTDRAELVSVKVMDRDNYGTVSTFLAGVEWVLNQPRRLELANLSLTRLEPDPPQTAWLDRGTEALIAAGIPVVTAAGNAGMDAALFSPARVAGAITVGAYEGNRIADYSNAGQAVAFYAEGRSRSADLSSLCALRDSTGTSNAAAHVSGIIAGLLADGTEVTNLRSVLKTIARPETTGAFAGEIERMVLADGLAVADFDEACDSVLSLPSPDAP
- a CDS encoding c-type cytochrome, with protein sequence MRAISLAILAAFALPSQTLACQSYDFEGLGQNWAQEDAAAWYGLSQGSRLMRLDWYRALPAADGSGAYASRDRLENMGFPFCDADATDPIGFVVDADPARAPAMGLTCAACHTGVLDDGTHRHIVHGGATMMDLQGFMSGLVASTEALWRDGAQEGAAWLGFADAVLPVNTQDSRAALRAELGDWLQFRTPIQDSVSRGGTWGHGRQDAVQVILNTTASLSGLRAGDVLPAASAPVSIPQVWYGPRSERVQWNGSSFKSVDLGLWAEISSGALIRNIAEVIGVFADITLPPAQELGSASYPAVQSSVRVANMVYLERALGTLDAPRWPTAWGLPDAAQIARGEVLYNQHCAACHAVIDRDAPPARIIDATSRDPGAEVFSRMIPVLDKPGQPIPGIGTDPMNACNAATHTSWSGRMAGLTNVFNAAQSYRREGIAGLELARHPPGSETLRLIEDLSLRVLYEKRSEIADVHKADLTRRASAMWDDLASLPVRGGQWIFGQEAPDTSPRPGTHGLQTLEEVEARCRDALAEQRLRAPHTPDPAYRAAPLSGIFASAPYLHNGSVPTLNDLLRPVSERPTRFAVGQVLFDPVKVGTGAPVDGGAWSWFDVMDDTGRVIPGNSNRGHEFPAGGLSDQDRAALVAYLRGL